The window ACGGTCCTTACGGTAAGCGTGGAGGGTGGTGTTGGCGACGACCCTCTGCTCCCCAAAAACACCGTAGCAGTGGAGCTCCAAGCGCCCGTCGGTGACGTTGGGGACCCTGAGGGACACCCAGCCGGGTCCCTGCTCCCCCAGTTTGGTGACGGAGACCTCCCAGTCCAGGCGGCTGTAGTGGCTGCAGGAACTGGTGCAGTTGAGGAGGAAGGGGGTGCCGAATTCCACCACCGGTTCCTGGGGGGTGATGGACACCCGGCAGGGACCGGGGTGCCCTGGGAGGGGGCGCCCAGTTACGGCAGGACCCCCACTTGGGGTCCCAGTGCTGGGTgcgacacccccacccccaaaaaaatagAGGCACAACCAGGGGATGTGGCACCCGTTGGCCAAGTTGTGGCTAAAAAAccagcacccccccacccccagccctgccgtaccccaaaaccagcactggggggggggggtgtgtgtcagccagcactgggacacccccccaccccgccaccTTGGGATCCCCAAAACCGTCCTCAGCCTCGCCAGTGGGgatccccccccacacaccaacCGCGGGGTGCCGGCACCCTCAGTTTTCCCCTTTGGCtaatttgaggggggggggggtgcggggggagggaggacacccccccaactcaccccccggcaggaggaggcagagcaagGCCAGGGCCCCCCAGCTCCGGAGGGGCTCCATCCTCCGGCCCCCGGCGAACGCGGCGCTACCAGCGTGGGAAACGCTGCCTCTTACCacatttcctccctttcctctcccaacGGCCCCCGCCTTCCCGCTCCGGAGCCAtggatgctggggtgggggggcctAAGGGGGGGTCCGGGCCTCACACTCCTCCTGCCTCACCGGTGACACCCAAAAACCCCCCAACCACCCTCAAAAAAGCTCCCACCAAAACCCTTTGCCGGCTTCGGTGAGGGCAGCCGGAGCCTGGAATgttgcgggggggggacgacacacacagtGCTGCCCCttgtgggggggacacacatggatttactgctgggggggggagaggggggcacaCAGACCTCCCTGCCACGGTGGCTCCAAAAATTGCAGCCACCCACAGACACTGAATTCACGTGGCACCCCCGGGTCCTGCCAATTTGGGGGGGCACAAAGGGACGGTGAatatgggggggacacacaaaggGACTGCGAatatgggggggacacacaaaggGACTGAAAATTGAACATAGGGAGCTGCAAATACAGGGGGGCCACAAAGGGACTgcaaagatgggggggggggggccacaaaAGGAGGTGggagcaacccccccccccaagcacaaagaaaagcaacagcCATGAGAAACCTCACTTTTAATGGCCACGGGGCAGCCCCCCAAAAACCCCTTCCATAGGGATGGGGGCCGGATCCTGCccgggggatctgggggggggtgtgtgtgtgtgtgtgtgtgtgtcagattCTTCCCGGGGGGGGGCACGTTCTAGGGGAAGTCGCTGTAGGGCATGGAGAAGGGGTAAAGCGTGGAGTAACGGGTGTCGTGCCAGAGCAGCTTCTTCTCCAGGAAGGTGACGGTGTCCAACGTCAGCACCAGCGTCTCGTGCTTCAACATGCTGTGCACGTTGAGacctgggggaggcaggaggggggggggtgagggaaaAGGGGAACCTTGTCAGGTTTcgagggggggtccccaccaagtttggccgggggggggggggagccagaGACGGCCACCGCCATCCCCACGGAGCTCTCACCCAACGCCGGGATGAGGTTGATGGTTTTCAGGCCGGTTACCGCCGTTTCGATGTTCTCCGGCATCTCATTGCTGGAGGGAAATGGGTGAAATGAGGATGGGGGACACCCCCGgagctcccaccaccaccaccaccaccccgtgccccccatccctgggacacccccctccctctcaACTCACACATCGACGATGAGGACGGAGCGGCCCCAGCGCCGGTACCGTGCCAGGTCCAGCAGATACTGGGGGTCGGCGGTGGGGATGTCCAGGCTGTCGACGATGTGGAGGTCATCCTGCGAggtgaagaggagggagggacatCACTGATGAAGAGGGGGGTGTCACCGTGTCCCCAACACCCTTAGGACCCCCCACCCCGAAACACCGAGGAGCTCATACCTGCATCAGCTTCACCGTCagtgccaccttcagccccagcaCCCGCACCTTCATGGGCAGCATGTAGTAGTAGCTGGTGGGACCCCGCGGCCCGTGGGCGATGCCCCCTAAGAGGGGTCCCGGCTCAGTGACCCCCCCCGAATGCGGCCacggcccctccctccccccctccccctaaATCGGGGGGGTCCCCCTGACCCACAACCACTCACCCCCGCGCCACAGGGGCGAGCGGATGCTGCCGTGTCGGGCCCGGCCGGATCCTTTCTGCCGCCATGGCTTCCTGCCGCCCCCCCGCACCTCCGCCCGCGTCTTCACCTTGGCGTAgctctgccggggggggggacacacacaattGGGGACAGacccctcctgtccccctccccacgcaaagaggggacccaggagtcctgggTCCAGCCGCCTCCTCTGCGGCGAGGTGACAGGCTGCTGCTctgtggccccccccccgccatggcctccctccgccccccaaaactcccctctgcccccccccccagaccctccccttctcctccccaggccccccctcacccccccccccccccagactcctctCTGTCCCCTCAATCCTTCTcagacccctccccccccctacCGCTCCTAGActtgcccttcccctccccagaccccccccctttcccccttggaccctcctctgcccc is drawn from Numenius arquata unplaced genomic scaffold, bNumArq3.hap1.1 HAP1_SCAFFOLD_887, whole genome shotgun sequence and contains these coding sequences:
- the MRPL4 gene encoding large ribosomal subunit protein uL4m yields the protein MFRAGEPRVAAAAVRAWAWARGRAGVSSAPAGPTGPPAAPEPRREKLLVPPLPRSPVLRGCSVPVPPHRSPVQAWVESLRHHDDERWGLTDLHPDVFAVRPRLDILHTVAMWQKNFKRISYAKVKTRAEVRGGGRKPWRQKGSGRARHGSIRSPLWRGGGIAHGPRGPTSYYYMLPMKVRVLGLKVALTVKLMQDDLHIVDSLDIPTADPQYLLDLARYRRWGRSVLIVDVNEMPENIETAVTGLKTINLIPALGLNVHSMLKHETLVLTLDTVTFLEKKLLWHDTRYSTLYPFSMPYSDFP